Genomic DNA from Cydia strobilella chromosome 19, ilCydStro3.1, whole genome shotgun sequence:
agacggttctgagtggtagactgcaaatgagataaaagctatattagatacatgcattaatcctcatatcaggcggctctttgattccaaggattgcataatttttatactttttaatgatttttagaatatgaaaattataaaaagtataaaagttatgcaatccttgtattctatgcatttcatttcatttcatttcaacgagccgcctgctacagatttcttgaaattgccgcgttttttcaggttcatctttcattagccagactattatcaatttgccaatttcgtgattattcttttacacggcacataaacttatgcataatttatcgatataaaaagtcgacacagttacatccctagcaaattatcaaacttatgacaccgtacgtaaatgagaaataacaagcatatatgcatctcttttcggcacattatctaattcgtaaggaagtaaagtacgggtatacatatttgcgaagcatttttgcccgacttctatgctttagtcattattctgaggttcgCAACTTGTTTCTGCCGGCGTGGCCTACTTGATTTAACAAATGAAGATCGTGCGAATCTAGTAGGCCGCGGCTTCAGTTTTCGAAAAGCGAGTTGGCCACGAACGCTAATTACCTGGCCGCAGGCGGGTGCAAACACATTTTGCTTaacgaaattagactttatcgtCATAGCAATAAGGATTATGAAAAGTGAAAATTACGTTATTGACCGGCGGGTTATAATGAAATTCCATACAACATTATAACCCGGCTAAAGCCAAGGGATATTATGTCTTGCTTTCGGTGAGGTTTATATGATATATAATCCGGCTTTGTCGAGCATGTGGTGtcaaaagataaataaataggtagagacccctatttttttgaaatagcCCTTTGAATGCCATATttcataaatgtcataattatATAGTGACgtccaaagtggccaaatatagcCATAGCGACAGCGTTATTTCTATGGTATCAAAGATATTTGGTCATTTTGGCCGTCACTGTCAGTTCGATGCTGActgtatacaaaaatattacacaCGCTAAAATCATAGGCGCAAGTGAGCCGATATATTATTACCTTACACAATTGACAACACTGCTTAACACTAAAAAGCGTTCTTGGCGCTATGGGCACGACAACTCACGACTCAGGGGCTTAGCGAAAATGACACGCAGTATGATATATTATCggcaaacgccaaacgaaaaaaaaaattatatcggGATGactcacgtgactatttccaattccatacattatttgagtttagattggcgttttctatcaacgattgacatcttggctaagccccttgttcttggcgttcaaagggtcTTAAGGACTTATCATGTGTTCGTGTacgctgtacagtcgccatcagatatatcgaagcggctaaggtgctcaaaaacatctaaacacgcctttattgtcaaggcgctagagtgcacgttcagatatttctgagaACTTCGGCCGcgccgatgtatctgatggaaTGTACTAACGATTGGTGATCCTTGTGTCATtgttaataaggtttacgaattcTCAGACTGTAGTGGAGACGATGGTGAACTAGCTTAGTAATATTGTGGGTGATAAAAGTACAGTATATTTACAGTTCTCGGACATATATGGTCGCTTCGGCGTTGTTGTCTTGCAGCGTTTCCATTTCGCTATTTTGGCCGGTTAGTTGACTTTACCGGTTTCAACTGTTTCAAGAACAACGCCTGATCtctattaaccttttggacaccaatgacggatatatcagcaccgcaggtccaacgtcaaagaccgattaatcggtcaaagactacagcgcaacatagacctacgtgcatgtgcataaagttcaatttcagttttgacacttcggcgACGTGGCGTCCgggtgacagcttttgtgtttgacacggcgtttAAAAGGTTAATAAGTCCGGTTTCGGGTTGTTACTAGTGCACTGAAATGAAAACGGTCACGTTTTCATTGCTCGTGGCTGTATATGATATGCCGGAAAATTTATATCTTAGGTAAACTCTTTGGAGATTCTGCATAAAAGTTATACttgggtacagtcgccatcagatatatcggagcagtcAAGATACTCACcagaacacgcctctattgtcaagtgcgtgttcagatatttttgagcaccttacATAAATTAGTACACCAAAATCGATAAtctctattaatttattcaaaactGGGAGGTCATCACACACTAATCCTTAAAGATGACGCACATACGGAATTCTTCTCATTCCCATGAAGTTATCCCTACCAGGAAAAAAACTGTTCATCGGCATATAAGATGGATGGTTTATGAAATATGGCGGGAAAGCCATCATTGCTGGCTTACTTTGCTAGAAGGTTCGCAGGGATCAACAGCAGGCTCAGGACGTGCTGGCATTATCGGCTCAGGTAACTTTGGCAACTGAGGAACAACCAGTATCTCTCCAACACAAGGATCTTCAGGTTTGATTATGGGAGAAGAGATCTCTACACGTACTGGAAGCTTCGTCAAAGGTGCTGTAGGTAGTTCAGGAATAGGTATAAGTGGTAAGGGTTGAACGTGGTCCGGAATTGCAATAGGAATATCTTCAGGACAGGGTGCAATCATGGGATCTCTTGCGAGAAGCTCAGGCACAACGAAACCTGGTAATTTAGGCGCTTGTGGAGTCCCCATAGGCTGGTTGGTAACTTCAGGGGTCACTTCAATAGGTAGGGGCATAGGGGCTGGCAGTGGAATATACTCAGGTACGGGTGGCATGGGAATCGGCTTGGGTATAGGAGATTCTATCCTGACTGGTAATTCGGGCATTACCAATACTGGTAATTCAGGGGGTTGTGGAACTTCGATAGGCAGGTAATTGACTTTAGGAACCACTACTTCGTCAAGGCATGGTTCTGGGAGTGCTATGATCTCTGGTAAAATAGGCATTGCGACTGTGGGCAGTTCTGGTGCTTTTGGTAGTTCTGGTATAGCGGCTACGGTGGGCTCTTCAATCGGTATTGGCAGTGGAATATACTCTGGTGCAGGTGCCTCAGGCATAGGAACTTCTACTCTGACAGGCAACTCAGGCATCACAAAAGCTGGCAATTCAGGAGCCTGCGGTATTAATATTGGCTGAGGAATTTCTTGAACAATGTCTTCGTATACACAAGGTTCAGGTTCTACGATCTCAGACAAGACGGGCATTTCTAGTGGAGGTAATGCTGGCGCTACAGGAATGTTCATAACAGGCATTTCAGGTACGAAAACGGGTTCAGCGACCGGTAGTGGCATTGGCGGTGGTACATACTCTGGAACAGGGATTGGCTGGTCTTTAAAATACGATTCAGGCATGGGTACTTCAATCGCTGGTAGTTCAGGCATCGCGAATGCTGGTAGGTCAGGGGGCTGTGGTATTACCATAGGCTGTTGCGGGATCGCAACTACTTCATCCAAACAAGGTTCAGGTTGGGGAATTTCGGAGAAAACTGGCATCAAGACTGGAAGTGCGTTCGCTGCAGGAACGTCGATAGCTGTTGTTTCTGGTACTAAAGCGGGTTCGCATGGTTCGGCGGTGAGTGAATGTGTTCCAAACATCACAGGTGCTGGGAACTGTGGAATCGGGACCGCCGCCAAAACTGGAGCTTGAGGAACAACCACAGGTTTTTCTGCTATAGGCAATGGTAGTCCGATTTCCGGTTCAGAATCGTCACATTCCACGGCTGGTTGAATGTAAGAAAGAGCGATGTGTAGAGGGTCACGGTCCAGGCTGCCTGGCCAAGCAGGCATGAGGACCATCTGGTGGGGATGAGACTTTGGCCTTTGTATTATACGGCCAGAGGCGACAGTCGCCGCAAATATAAACAGTGTCATGGTCTTTGAAACCTGAAACAATTTGTAAAAGGTGAAAGGAAGAAATATATGTATGTCAAAGATCGCGTTATAATCTATAATATGCCGAATACCATATGAGCAGcgctataaattttgatttaacTTCAAAGTGTTAAATATTACCTACTTGCCGTATGGGCTGttacaggaaaaaaaaaaagttataaaatacagtgtaatattaaagtacagcgccatctatattataaattatcagACAGTTCTATGCTCAGAACAACTATCAGACACGAGGCGTTGTATGTACTTAATTTATCTTTCGCTGTTTATCGTAAAACAACAGTTCTTGTCCGCgtctttgtacagtcgccatcagatataggagcggccaaggagctcacaaatatctgaacacgcctttaggtattgtttttgagcacctcggctgctccgatatatctgatggcgactgtacaaatatAACAAATTCAAGAAAGTATAGTAAGGTTCTAAactcaaaaacacaaaaatcatCTAGAGACTCGAGGTTTGACATTGTGACATACTTTTTAAAACGAAATATAAAACAACCTAACTTAAACGTAAGAAATAATCaagtaaagtcgtcgtcaatagaacttgcaaataatataatgtatttgtactgtaatttatcttaaactaaattgaaACATGAATATAAGTTTGATCTAAGAAAAGACGAAGTTTTACCATGATTAGTGTAGTTCGTAGACACAAGTAGAAGATGCTATGATCAATTAAAAAACTACGAAGCAATTTATACTTAGTTTCTTAGATTATTTCGAAATATAGAATAGTGTAATAATAACGAACCTGTgcaattattaatactaaatcgagtatttaagtaaataaatacttaatatgcTATTTGTCACTTAATTAGTTCTTTAACGACGTTGCCTTTACTTGTATCACACTTGTATAAATGTATCTTGATAATCGAATAGTTAATATGTTTTTATGCGGTTCCGGACCCAAAGAGTGCCAACGGGACCCTGTCGCTAAGCCTGCGTTGTCCATCTGTCTATCTGTGACTATGCTGTTTCTCAATACCTGGAGGAAATTGTAATGATCTATGCATCATTGCTGCACGTACGAAGACGatcatttaaaaaaccggccaagtgcgagtcggattcgcgcactaagggttccgtaccattacgcaaaaaacggcgaataaaataaatatttaaatggggctcccatacaacaaacatgatttttttgatgttttttgcgtaatggtacgggacccttcgtgcgcgagtccgactcgcacatggccggtttttttctctgCCGCGCTATGTCGTTGTATACCTAGATGTTAATGGAAACAGAATCTCTACTCTCTCTCTACACTTGTGTTTTAAATCTCCGCAGCAAGTTTATATTACACTAGTACACACAAACTCACGTCTTCTGCTACAAGTAATAATAAACAAGGAGACGTGTAAAATTCGCCTGTCCATCAATTTCATGACCTCCGTGGGTAGAAATCTGTTTTAGATGTTTTATTGAGTCATGCATTGTTTGTgagtaattattttagtttgcTTTTTTTTAGAATTCCAAGATACGTATTTTTAAACTATCGTAAACTTGCTCGACGTTGCCTGTCATGCCAAACATtaccagtacggctaccaccagctTGACACTGATATATTCGCTAGCTTGTGCGTTACTtattttctatgcatctcgctcgtactcgcatattagtgcgagcgagatgtatagaaagtaattattctattctacatatttagatcagtacggtttcactcgctattatttttagtcgcttttggcgacatgtttcggattctttgggaatccttcctctggcacgagtgtccgcggcgaataatagtgagtgaaaccgtactgatctaaatattttgaaatatgtctcacgatagtttaatttcgattattctattctatttcatttaaaatgaaGCCTTGTATGTAGAattctttttaaatggaataggaatgaaataGAAAAAGTTTTTGagttaaaaactttgtcttataccccacctgaccctacacacacagaaaataaaaacacttaagGCGGGGGCGTGTATAATACACACTCAGAAAAAAACACTCATGTGAAACCActctacataaatataataacacTATTGGCCCATACTTTGTTCTAAATCCTAAAACATTCAATTCAGGTTAGGAAAGCAGTGTGCTAATGGTCGATTACTTAATCGCTGGCCCAGAAAAAGCGCCCTAAAACCACGGCAATTGTTATTTGTTACGCCATAAATATGAGAATTAAGCCAATCGGAGCCAATTAGGGTAATATTGGTCAGGTCTCAGGGGAGAGGATGCGGGGGATATcccgtacagtcgccatcagatatatcgaagcggctgAGGTGTTCACAAAatctgaacaagcactctaacgccttgacaatagaggcgtgttcagatatttgtgagcaccttggtcgttccgatatatctggcGACTGTACGTTAAATAAAGTCGCTGCTTACTTTtagctcgtttcataaaccacggtcttattttaatgcctttctttatgtagcagtcacataaactgcTATTACTTTCAACTGCCATGATTGTACGATTTTATGATATACCTCGCCTCACCTCGACTCCTTAGCGCCATAATATGGCGTTTCGGAAAACatcgtttgtttttatttatttattcattttagagTTGTTGGGTCACTACTATcgtagagaaataagtaagtatagtgTGTTCACTCCATACACTAAATTATCAGTactgtcgcgacgaacggaaagtctaacggcgcgattcgggaaaccagtatgtacaaatgaacatgattacaatggaataaatgatatgatatgatatgatatgaattAGAGATtgactagatatgaaatagtaaagatatgtgacattccacggcaaaagaaaccttatggcggctgccatccaatattaattggagcggcgttaataatagcgtaagcgccaaccgccataaggtacctttatcagtgggacgtcacatatctgtactatttcatatctgGATTAAGcgaaactctattttcaactctttctgcttgtaatattagtactaaattgttgagcaatacacttggggttttcgtcagtcgcgacacacgtgacatctattgtcgagtagcagtactgataattccgctacttgacgctagatgtcgactacgaaaataacaaTCGTTttggcaatgaggatataattagatagagcggctgtcatagtaaattttgtaaccactgtaaattcactgccatctatcgacatactttaaaactaaaaatgaagatttataaaaatacgttaaaatgtatttaaatatggataaatggtttttttatttgcattaattatttttatatgattttgacccatgttctttcactgatatgcgttaaaattataaataacaaatgaaaccgtcaacgccctctatacgagactaggccaaaactagtggcgccctctgatcgaaaatcaaattttcgtgattttcgaggcacgttttttccttagactgtatccatctattacggagttatatctatctttggttttggtaacaaaactgatgtactTATGGAGTGAGCATTCTATGGTTGCTTAGTTATTTCTCAATGCTATTATCAATTGCAAAGCGACTTGCAGATTGCTTGTCCTAGTATTTCATTCATGCAAATTggacttatataaataatatttttttgaagaaaataaacCGCTTTTTATTGTCCtacaatcagcatcaaaagttCTCCAATACCATTctctaatccatactaatattataaatgcgaaagtctgtctgtctatctgtctgtcttccctcttcacgcttaaaccgctaaatcgatttatatgaaatttggcatagagataggttgagtccctgagaagtacataggatagtttatatcccgaaaatcatcccttaagaaagtaaaaagcggggtggaattgagataattaatgaagtgtctgctaatttgtgtgcataatatgctcaaattgaataattgctataagactttctccaggcgctattcttactctagctggggttactaagtccacgcagacgaagtagcgggcaaaagctagtaagtaataacttaacaaaattgatattatgtacctatatgtatgtaaaacaaTAATTAGCCGATTTTAGATAGTTTTAAACGCGAACTACTATACAAACATACagggtgaaaaaaattaatgggtcctggagggaaagtgccttaaaaccttaatttagcccattttaataataataataataataaaatgctttattgtgcacactacatgaaaaaaaaatacagacattgagaaaagatataaattggtaggtaacaacaggcggacttatcgctaaacagcgatcaGCGATCTctacttacttttatttaaaggaaacattcttttattttttaaaagaaacaaaactgcatttaaagatttttttcttcaatttcgcttgtctaaaaatattcttgagtactaaatattcgattttgtggatattttgtacgacagacgagtgtaagacctaatgtttcctGGAGAAATGTTaccattaacattaactgtatcgactagtagaataaaatggagtgtttattttttggaatttttagtagGTTCGATTCCCTGGCAAGACAAGCTAattagaaaaaactttaaatgcagttttgtttctttaaaaaaataaaagaatgtttcctttatgtaaaatgagctaacttaaggttttaaggcactttgcCTTGAGGGCCCATTTTTTTCACACTATATCGATTTTGAAAGTATTCTGGGATGGAAGATACTTTTGGCACGTTGTTTCATccactactattgatgctgactaaaTGCGAGTCGACACAGCGTGGGATTCGAAGAAgggaaaaacaaaaaa
This window encodes:
- the LOC134749897 gene encoding uncharacterized protein LOC134749897, which encodes MFGTHSLTAEPCEPALVPETTAIDVPAANALPVLMPVFSEIPQPEPCLDEVVAIPQQPMVIPQPPDLPAFAMPELPAIEVPMPESYFKDQPIPVPEYVPPPMPLPVAEPVFVPEMPVMNIPVAPALPPLEMPVLSEIVEPEPCVYEDIVQEIPQPILIPQAPELPAFVMPELPVRVEVPMPEAPAPEYIPLPIPIEEPTVAAIPELPKAPELPTVAMPILPEIIALPEPCLDEVVVPKVNYLPIEVPQPPELPVLVMPELPVRIESPIPKPIPMPPVPEYIPLPAPMPLPIEVTPEVTNQPMGTPQAPKLPGFVVPELLARDPMIAPCPEDIPIAIPDHVQPLPLIPIPELPTAPLTKLPVRVEISSPIIKPEDPCVGEILVVPQLPKLPEPIMPARPEPAVDPCEPSSKVSQQ